Genomic segment of Candidatus Omnitrophota bacterium:
CGAGGATTACATCCACAGCCTGATCGGCGGCGGAGAAGAAGGCCGCCGCTTCTTCGACGATCTCCGCTGGAGCGAAGCCTCGCGGCGCTATCCCACCGGTTCCGGCGTCTTTTTGTGGCGCGAGTTTATCCTTCCCGGTTTTCCCGAAGAAGCGTGCCTGGCCATGCATGAAGGCTGCACCGACTTGTTCGAAATTCCGCAGTGGCTTTGCAAAGAACAAGGATTGGGACCGACGTTTATCAAATTGGAAGGGCAGAATCCCAGCGGCAGTTTCAAAGACCGGGGCATGTCGGTCGCCGTCAGCGAAACGCTGCGCCTGCAAATGGATTATCCCGATTTGCGCATCAACGGCGTTTGCTGCGCATCCACGGGCGATACGTCCGCCTCGGCGGCGGCCTATGCGGCATACGCTCGCGATCGGCTCCAGTGCATCATTCTCGTTCCCAACCAAAAAATTTCCGTAGCGCAATTGACTCAAGCGCTGCAATTCGGGGCCAAGGTGATCCCCGTCGATCATCCCGACGGCTTCGACGGCTGTATGAGAATCATTCAACAATTCAGCGCCGCCCATCCCGAACTGGTTTTGGTCAACTCCAAGAACGCCTTCCGCATCGCCGGGCAGGAAACGATTCCCCTGGAAATCTGCCAGGATTTGCAATGGAAAGTTCCCGACTGGATCGCCATTCCCGTCGGCAACGCCGGAAATTTAACGGCGTTGCTTTCGGGATTGAAGCGCGCTCATCATCATGGACTCATCGACCGCCTTCCCGGCATTCTTGTGGGACAAGCGGAAGTATGCGATACGCTGGTCCGTTGGGACGAACAGAACCGCAAGCCGGAAGCCTACAAGCCCGGCAAGCACCAACCCAGCGTGGCCTCGGCGGCGAATATCTGCGATCCGGTTTCGTTTCCCCGCGTGGCGCAATTGATCCGCGCCTTCGACGCGCATTTCTTCCGCGCTTCCGAGGAGCAGATTCAAGACGCGCAAATGGCCATAGCGCGCGGCGGCGTCGATATCTGCCCCCAAACGGGAATCGCTCTATCTGCTTTGCTGCAAGCGCGCGCCAATGGAACCGTGAAGGAAAACGAGACCGTCGTAACCATCAGCACGGCCACCGGCTTGAAATTCGCCGAATCTTCCTCCGCCTATCACACGGGCGACAACAAATACGCCAATCACTTCCGAGTAGCCCAAGGCAGCGTCGAGGCCGTAGAAAAGGTCGTAGCAGCTTGGGAATGAACGATTAAACGGCCGGGTGGCAAGGACAAAGTTGTTTTTGCCCTTGCCACCCGGCCGAAGCAGGGATAATGCACGATGATTGATTTTTTAGAGAGCACACTATGCCAATTCGGAATATGGGCGATACCATTGGCTCTCCAAGATAAGGAACTGGGCCATTTCGTATCCATGAACTCCAACTTTGATGAGCAAGCCAAGTCAGCCTATTTAGAATGGTGTCGGCAGGCCAAGATAAATCTCGTTGAAATCGAGCATCAATTAAACACGGAGTATGGCCTTCCAGAACTCGAGATGCTTCGTGTCGAAAATTGTTTTTGCATCATCCAAGGACACTGGCAAGGCGCTGTCTGCCTGACGAATATCTTGCTTGAAGCGTTTCTCAAACTCGCGCTCGTCTATTCAAATACCTCGGATACAGAGGAAAAGGATCAACCCTTTAGCCGCTTCCTGAACAGCTTGTCGGCCCCGGTTCAGAAGTACATGCAGATGACACTAAATGACACGATCAATACAGCATCCAAACAAGGTCTGATAAACGATACGACGAAGAAGGAGTTGCACGAAATTCGCGAACGATTCAGGAACGCCTTTTTTCATGCAGAAATGAAGTCTATGTTTGGCGATCAAACTACTCCAATGTCGTGCGCCGATTTCAGAACAGGTGAAATTCAGCACGATAACGTTGCCATTCGATCATTGCCTTTGTTATTAGGTGAGGCGCTATGGCAGATTGCGCAAGCAAACGCGATTCCATACTTCAAGAAGGTAGATGCGCTCATCCGAGAGACCCTGCCGAAGGTTTTTCCTCATATATATGAAAAACAGCCGGAAGACGGAAGGAGCGAATAATAAGGTGGGGTGGCCAGTATGTCAATTCCCATTAAACTTCAACAACGGCGGATTATCGAAAAAGCCAAAAGCCTCCTCCACCCTGCCTTCTTGGCAATCCCCTTTGTGAATCCATACGCGGTATTTGGCTTCCAAATAACGATCCGTGGGAATTTGCAGCGGAACATTCCCCGGCCAGGCGACTCCGAGAAAACCGTAATGGCGCAAAGTCCAACCGGGAGGATAGCCGCTGTGTCCTTTATCGACGAATATCGCAACGCCGGAAACGATCCCCCGCCCGTAAAAATCGGCGGAATAATCGCCCCACGGAAAGGGAACCAGGTTGCTGTCTTTTTCCTGCACTCCGCTCGAAGTGGTAATCACCGGCAGTTCCGGCGAGCGGGGCGCGGGGCGTAGATTGAATCCGCCGTAGCCGCCTGCGTCTTGGCCTTGAATCGAAACCGGTTCGCCAAGCGACTTCCAGCGCAAGCACACATCGATGGCCCGCCCCGCTTCTCCGACGCGGTAGACAGTAAATTCGGCGATTTCTTCAACCACTTTCTCGCCGCCGACATGCCAATAATTCCGCACGCCGAATAGAGCGCATACTTGGCCTTTTTCCTTATAGAGCCAATTCCCGAATTGTTGTCCGCCGATATTCGCCATCCATATATCCGCCTTCTTGTCGCCAACCATAACTTGGGGCCATGTCCAAAAGAGGCCGCGATGGTGATAGTGATCCGTTGGAAAATCTTCAGAAACAGGGACGCCATCTAAACCGTAAAGGGGATGAATGTAGCAGGAGCGGGCGCGATTAAGCGGAGCGCCGATGCGGGAAATAACGCCGAAATTGTAGGCGAGAACCGGTTGGCCGCCCTCATAAATATAAAGTTGTTTATTGTCGCGTTCGACGAATTGAAAGGCGGATTGAGTTTTCTTTACTGCCGATTCATGAATAGAAGCCTGGATGTCTCCCGGCGAAGAGACTGTCTCGGCGGGAAGAATGACAAAAACTGAGCCGCCGCGTTGCGGAGAAACTTGCGCGGGAATTTCCAACGTTTTACCGCCGCTTTCCCATGTTAAAGAATAATCCGCGCCCATCCTAAATCCATCGGCGCGAATATCGTTGATCTGAAACGGGACGGAAATGCCATTAGGCCGCGCGTTGGAGATATCCACGGAGGGCAGAGCCGCCTGGAAGAGAGATAGCGCGAAAATATAAGTCAACATCATACGATTCCCTTTCTTGTCAAATTCGGTTCATCCATCGTTATCTTTACCATTTCTCAGGCGGCGCGTCAATTCGAATATTGTTCTTGCCTTAGACGAAGAACGCATTTTATGAAAAAATTATTCCTAGATGGATTTATTTCTTTTTCGAGTACACAACGAGACCATCGTCTTCGGTTACTATTAGGAAGAGAAATTGGGAATCGAACGTTCTACTTAATCATTTTCATTAATGGGGATATGGAATGAACGAGGATCGATGTCCATACGAACGGCTGATCCGCCCCATTGAAGATCGAATGATCCGGTCGATCTGGCGCATCGTCCGCGATCCCGACGATACCCGCGACGCGCTGCAGGAAGCGCTATCCATTATATGGAAGCGAATCGATCGCGTCCAAGAGCATATCAATCCGGCGGCGTTGATCCTCAAAATCTGCGTTGACGCCGCCTACGATGCGCTGCGGAGAAAAATGCGCCGCCTGGATCATGAAGAGAACGATGCGGCTATTCCGGAAATTCCCGACCGGTTTCCTCTTGCTTTGGAGCGATTGATGGGCGAGGACATGGAAAAAGAGATCATGGAAGCGATTGCCCAACTTCCCCGAAATCAAGCGTCCGCGCTTTTAATGCGGATCGTGCAGGAACATTCTTACGCCGATATAGCGCAGGCGTTAGGATGCAGCGAAGCCACAGCCCGCATTCACGCATCGCGAGCCAGGGCGAAGCTAAGTTTGCTTCTATCTCATTTGGATCCAATTCCAGCGAGGAGTGGTTGATATGAAGGAACATGATTTTGACAACCATCCTTTGGATGAACTACTGCGCGAACATCTGAGCGGCGATCCTCCTTGCGAAGTGGAAGCGTCGATGCGCGAACAATTGCGTTATTTTCAAAAAAAATGGGAGGAACGAGACCAAAGCGCCAAAGCGAATACTCCCCGCTATCATTCCGCATGGCGGAAGCGGATAGCGATCGTTTGGCGAAGAACGGCAATCCTATCCGCTTCCGCCGCCGCCTTTGCTTTCTGCTTTCTTCTATTGAGCAACTGTTCGCGGGGAGCCATTCCCAGTCCCTTGGCCTCCGCCATTTCAGGACTGCAAGCCGTAGCCGCCACATTAACGGAATTGCGCAAAGCAGACGCCATGAAAGCGGAAATTTGCTTTCGAGAAAAAGAAAAAGCCCCTGCTTGCTACGACGCCGAATGGCGAAAAGGAAGTTCCTCCCGCGTGGAACGCCGGTCGCAGGAAGGAAATTTGGAAGAATCCTGGTCCGTGCAAAATGGAACGATCGAAATATCGTCGCCATCGGGAATGATCTCGGCGCCGATCGAAGAATGGAAGAACAAGGCCGATCCCATGGCAAAATATCTGCTGCAATTTCTTTCGGCTATGGATGTTGAAAACCAGTTGAAAGGCGTATGGACGAGAAAAGAAAGCCAAAAACAGAACGGCGTCGAATGGATTCATTACTCGATTGCCAAAAATGGCGTAAAAGACTCGGCGGAATTATGGATCGACGCCGCCTCCAAATTACCCAAACGCATGAAAACGGTTTTGCAAACGAATCAAAATCCCATTGCGATAGATGTCGACATTCAATTTACTTGGTATCGTTCGATTCCCTAAGAAGATTCGATAACTATTCGATTTAAGGTTGAAAGTGGAAATAAAAGGAGAATGTATCATGAATCCGTTATATTTTTTCGTTGGCGAATTTATCTTATTGTTAGTTATCGCCGCCACGCTATGGTTTGGCGGAACGATAAGCATTTTCATCGATTGGCCCAGCCTGATTTTCATCCTTGTCGGGTGTCCAGCGACGCTCTTGATGAGTTTCTCGCCCCAAGAAATCGCCGCCGCCTTTCGTCATGCCGTCGGCGGCGAGTGGGATTTGGACGAACAGCGGCGCTCCGCCTACATTTGGGAATGCGCCGTGCGTAATCTGCTGCTGCTGGGCGCCGTCGGAACCATCATCGGTTTGGTGCAGATGTTGCAAAACCTCATGGATCCCTCCCAGATTGGTCCGGCAATGTGCGCGGCCGTCATTACGTTCCTCTACGGCGTTGTTTTCAGCATCGTCTTTCCGATTCCAGCCCTTTACGCCATCAAGAAACGCATCCAGGACTCGTCGATCGAAGAGAATTGAATAAGGAGACGCATCATGAATATATTTACTATTCTTGGATATATCGTTTTTCTATCGTTAATCGTTACCGCCATTCTTCTCGGAGCGCCTTTCGCCGCCTTCATCGACATCCCTTCGATCATCGTCGTTATGGGCATTGCGTGGGGAATGATGTTGATTATCGGCGGCGCCAGAACCGCGAAAGACGTCGCCATAGGAATTTTGCCGGGAATTGCCGTTGGCGTTATTCTTTATTTCTTTCTGCCTTATTTGCTCGGCGAACCATCCGAAGAGGAAGAAGTTATGCCATTTTTGTTTGAGTTCATCGCACTGAGCATCGCGCTTTTCGTCATGGTTATATTCGTTTGGGGCAAGGCGGCAGTTCGAGGCGAAACCAGCCTTGGCGGCGCTTTGACGACGACATTTGTTTTTTCCAGCTTATTCGGTCTTTTTTCTGGAAACGCCACCATCTTGCACTTTCTCAACGATCCGAACTCGATTGGCCCAGCAATGGCGGTATGTCTTCTTACGACTTTGTACGCTTTAGTCAGCATGATGCTTTTTTCTTTTCCTCTGGAAGACCGGCATGTCATCGCTCATAGAAAATTCGACGAATACTCTCTTGGCCGCATATTGGGACTCGGTTATCCCACGGTCTCATTCTCTTTCGTCCTCATCTGCTTTTTCCTATTGCTCTTTGCAATGGGACAAATCACGACTCACGCTTCCTAATTTCGCCAATAATCGGCAAAGCATCTCGAACGGGCGCTGACGAAGCGCCCGTTTTGTTTTCGCCCCTTTCTCTTACTCCCTCCGCAAACTCCATTAGAATAGAACTGTTCACCAATCGATCTTTATATAAAGGGAGCGCTCTTCGTGAAACGTCTATTCTTGCTCATCGCATTCATTCTCATTGGTTTATCGCCGTTAATTGGAAACACCGAACCTAACTCGCCTCTGCCGCTTTGCCCGCCGCTGCCCACGGCGCAGCAACTGGCCTGGCAGGGATTAGAGTACATCGCCTTCGCCCATTTCGGCGTCAATACGTTTACCGACCGCGAATGGGGCGAAGGAACCGAAGACCCTGCGATCTTCAATCCTACCGAATTCGACGCCCATCAGTGGGTAAAAACGCTGCAAGACGCGGGGATGAAATTGCTCATCCTCACCGCCAAGCATCATGACGGCTTCTGCTTGTGGCCGAGCCAATATACGGAGCATTGCGTCAAAAACACCCCCTGGCGGGGCGGCAAAGGCGACGTGGTGCGCGAAATATCGGACGCCTGCCGCGAGGGCGGCGTCAAGTTGGGTATCTATCTTTCGCCGTGGGACCGGCATGAACCAAGTTACGGCGACTCCCCGGTTTACAACGAGCATTTCAAAAATCAATTGCGGGAGTTGCTGTCGAATTACGGCGACATCGCCGAAGTCTGGTTCGACGGCGCTTGCGGCGAAGGGCCGAACGGAAAAAAACAGGTCTACGATTTTGAAGGTTATTATAAAGTCATCCGCGAACTCCAGCCTAATGCCGTCATCGCCATCATGGGGCCGGACGTGCGCTGGGTGGGCAACGAATCCGGCGTAGCCCGCGAGACGGAATGGAGCGTGCAGACCGTCTCTCCCGAATCCAATTCCCAAGCCCATACCGGCGTCAATCCCGCCTCCTTCAACAAAACGGTAGTAACGGGAAGCTGGCGTTTTTTATCGGACAAGCCGCACGAGGAAGGGCCGCTGGCCTGGTATCCCGCCGAGTGCGACGTCTCCATCCGCCCCGGCTGGTTCTATCATGCCAAAGAGGACAATAAGGTGAAATCGCTGGAGCAATTGCTCGATATCTATTATCAATCTGTAGGACGCAACAGCGTTTTGCTGTTGAATCTGCCGCCCGACCGACGGGGATTGATCCACGAGAACGACGCGGCGCGGCTGCGGGAATTGCGGCGGGTATTGGACGATACTTTCAAGACTGACTTGGCGCTGCATGGCTCCGCTGCCGCCGATAATGTACGGGGCTACGATTCTCAATACGGCCCCGCCTGCGCCGTGGACGGCCTGAGCGGTACCTATTGGGCCGCCGACGACGGCGTAATGGCGGCGCAGTTGGTTTTCGATCTCCATGCCAAAAAGACTTTCGACGTGGCCATGCTGCAAGAGCCGGTCTGGCTGGGACAACGGATCGCCGAATTCAAACTGGAAGCGGAAACGAAGGACGGATGGAAGGAAATCGCTCAAGGAACAACCATCGGCTACAAGCGCCTGATGCGCTTCCCGGCGGTTTCGGCGTCCCGCGTGAGGCTGAAGATTCTCCAATCCCGCGCCTGCCCGGCGATCAACAATTTCNNNNNNNNNNNNNNNNNNNNNNNNNNNNNNNNNNNNNNNNNNNNNNNNNNNNNNNNNNNNNNNNNNNNNNNNNNNNNNNNNNNNNNNNNNNNNNNNNNNNAAAGCGGAAAGCAGCATCATGGAAAGCATTCCTAAACTGGATATCTGTTGTTCCGTGGAACAGATGGAGCCCGCCAAAAGGCCAAAGGCCCCGCAGAATAATCCCAAACAAAGCAATACGGGAATCAAAGCGAGAGGGTGGTCTCCCAAAGGCACATCGAAAAGATAGTATCCCGCCGCTAAAAGCAGGACGGATTGCAGGGCGGGTTGCAACAAATTCCCCAATATTTTTCCCATGAAGATTTCCGAGGGCGAAACGGGTGCGCACATCAATCGCGCCAATTGCTTTAGCATTCGATCGTGAGTCAAAGTCAACCCCCCCGCCATAATCGTATTCATCATAACGAACATAATCAAATAGCTGGGAAGAGCGAAAGCGAATTTTATGGGCGGCGGCCGCAGAGAAGAATGCTTCTTTTCTTCGATGGTAAGCGGTTGCGGCTTGGCTAAATTCTCTTTGAATTTATCCCGGACGGCGTCCGACCATTCTTGTTCAGCGACGTTGGTTTCAGCCAAGGCGCCGGTAAATTTTACGATGGCGTGAATAAGACGAGCCTGGGCGGCGAGTACACGCTCGGGATCTTCGTTGCCTGGCAGAAACGTCAATTCGATTTTTTTCCCCGCAAGGAGATCTGCCGAAAACGTCGCGGGAATGATTACCGCTTGCGCCCAGTGGTTATTAAATACGGTCTCCGTCGCCGAGCGTACATCGATGGAGTAGCCGTTCGTTCTCAACTGATCGATAAAAAGACGTGATAATTCATGAGGATCGCGATTGAAGATGGGCATCCATGTGGAACGTTGGTTGGGATCGTTGAAAAAGCCCCCGAAAAAGAAGACGAAGCCTAGCGGCATGGCCAGCCACCAAAAAAGAATCATCCGGTTTTTCAGAATCCGGCGCAGATCGTTCAAGGCGATTCGCAAGACGTTCATTACGCCTCTCCTCTCTCCAAACGCCGTTTGAACCAATGCATTCCAGCCATAACGCTTATCAATCCAAAGACGGTTGAATATAGAAACGGAAAGACGATCTTCGTCAGCGGTTCGCTGCGAATAATGGCTTGAATGCCTTGCGCTCCCATTCTGTTAATTGTCCATTGCCCAATGGCTTTCATAAAAACGGGCATCTCCTCGAAAGGAACCATGCCGCCTCCCAGCATGGAAGAAAAAAGGATGACAACGAGGGATATGGCGTCCGCCTGAGTTTTCCTTTTCGCCAAACTGTAAACCAATGACAAAAGGCCCGTGATAGCGAGATTTACGGCTCCCATCACCAAAATCTGGAAAAAGAGATTGCCCCAACTCATTCCGAAGACGAACGTCGTAAATAGAATCAGCAAACCTTCCGATATATAGCAAAGCAAAAAGCAGCGCAGGATTTTGGAAATAACGATTTGATTGACTGTCGTCGGAGAAGTCTGCATCCGCTGTAATGTTTTTTTTTCCTGCTCGCCGTAAATATCCGCCATGGCGTTTTGCGCGATGAACAAAACCCACATCAGCATCATGCCGGGGAACATGTATACGAAGATATTTTCATTCATGGACGTTCTCCAGCGATGGCGATGCGTTTTCGATTTTGGAAACGGAGGCGATATAGTCGTCGGCGGCGATGACGCGGAAAGTGATAATAGGGGGGAAAAAATAGGTTTGTACGCCGCGCATTTTATCCATCGTCTTCTCGAAATTGGCAGTGGCTTCTTCCGTAGTGGGAAAGACGTCTCTATTGATAAAATCTTTCATCGTTTGCAATTCTGGACCGACCAGATTGATGGCTTCGGAAATGCCGACGGCCAACAAATCCGCGCCTTGCTCGACGATTTTAGGCAGTAAGGCCTGGGCGGGATTTTTGTAGAGTTGAATGGCCGCCGTAGCGCCATTGAGCAAATCGCTCGTCATATTTTTCGGCAAGACAAGAAAAGCGGCGGCGCGGCGTTTTTCCAACAAGGCAATTCCATCCTCCACCTTATCGACGAGACGCAATTGAATCTGTTGGTTGGCGTCTCCCTGTGAACTTATCGATCGCAGCATCCCGGAAAAAAAACTGTCGTCTTCATCCATGATGGCGATGGGAACCGTGATTCTCTTCGCCATCTTTTCTCCTGAGCCGCCGAACATAATGGAAATGATCGATCCCATCAGGAGAGGAATGGAGATCATGATGAGCGTTCCCCACGGATGCTTCCAATCCCGTAATAGGTCTTTTTTGAGAAGGGATAGAACGATATTCAATCTCGCAACTCTCTTCCGGTCAATTTGAGAAATACATTTTCCAGAGTAGGTTTCTGCACGGATAAATCGGCGATTTCGACGCCGGCTTCGCTCAATTTCTGCACTAAGGCGGCGACGTGGAAGCCATCCGGAGGCAGATTAAGAATCGCCGTTCCATCCGTCAGGTTTACGTAAGAGATCGGTTCGTTTTGCAGGGCGGTTTTAAAATGAATCGCCGTAAACTGTCCGTGAATAGAGACGATGTCCCCATCCCCCACCACTTTCGCCAACTCGTCCACGGAACCGGTCGCGAGGATTTTTCCATGATCCATGATGGCGATGCGTTGGCAGAGGGCTTCCGCTTCTTCGAGATGATGGGTGGTGAAGAGAATCGTGGTTCCAGACTGAGCGATTTCGCGGATCAGATTCAATACATTGTTTCTCGCTTGCGGATCGATGCCGACGGTCGGTTCGTCCAACAAGACGATTTTAGGATTATGGACCAAACCAATGGCCAGATTTAAACGCCGCTTCATGCCGCCGGAATATTTGGAAACGGGATCGTTGGCCCGGTCGGACAAGCCCACGCGATCCAACCATTGTTCGATATTGGCTTTTAACTCTGCGTGAGCAAGGCCATACAGGCCGCCCCAAAAGCGTAGATTTTCCCGCGCCGTCAACTCTTCATAGATGGCCAGGTCTTGCGGAACCAGTCCCATAATGCGCTTGGCGGCAATGGGCGTTTGCCATACGTCGAACTCGTCGGCGAGAATGCGTCCGGAGTCAGGCTTTAACAAACCGGAGATCATAGAAAGGGTTGTAGTTTTCCCAGCGCCGTTCGGTCCCACAAAGCCGAACAATTCCCCTTCGTTAACTTGGAAGGAGATATCGTTCACCGCACGCAGGCTTCCATAACTTTTGCAAAGGCGTTCGACTTCGATCATGGATTCGGCCTTTTAGTTTGGAATGAGTAAAAATCCAATTCTTTTTTCTGAATAAGGGTAAAGCAGGCGTCTCGCCTGCAACAAAAAGACAGGCGAGACGCCTATTTTACCCTCTATATTCCTCACTCATGTTACGCTCAATAGATAATTATAGGAATCTCTTACTCTCGTCGATTGAATCACGAAGACGCGAAATGAAAAGAAAAACACGAAAAAGGAAACCTATCATAAACCCACCGTTGAAACGGCGGGCTATTTTCGTTTGCCCCTTTAAAGGGGCATTTGATAATAACCCAGCCTTTCAAGGCTGGGAGAAGAAATTTCGCAGAATACGAGCCTCTTCGCGTTTTCTCGATTTGAAAGAGACATACTCGTGGAAACCTCGACGCCTCTCTTGAACGATTTTTCCGATGACGCGACAGTACAGGCTGCGTAATATGAGCTTATACAATAAAACATCTTCTTCGATTGAACTTTTCCCTTTTCAATGATTTACCAATAATCAATTTTTAATACGCCTATGGATGGAATTTCGTTGCATTATTTTTTTTTATCGGGATAGAAATTCCGTAAACAAGCGCACTCCCGCGCCCGATGCGCCTACTTTAAAGTAAGCGAGGTCTTTCTCCAGCGTTCCGGTTCCGCCGATGTCCAGATGCGCCCATTTTTGCGATTCCGAATCGCATTGGGCGAATTGGCGCAGAAACTCGCCGCCCGATATCGATCCGGCGCAGCTGGGTTGGCCGATATTTTTAATGTCGGCGAATTGGCTTTTAACGTGTTCCTGCAGTTCGGGATAAATGGGCAGCCGCCAGGCGCGGTCGTCCGTGGCTTCCGCCGCCGCCAACAGTTGGTTCGCCAGATTGTCGTCGGAGGTCATCAAGCCGGTATATTCGTAACCCAAAGCGACGACGACGGCGCCCGTCAGCGTGGCGATGTCGATGAGGGCGTCCGGCTTGTAGTTTCGCGCCATGTAGCTAAGAGCGTCGGCCAGCACTAGCCGCCCCTCGGCGTCCGTGTTGAGGATTTCCACGCTCTTGCCGCAATAGCCGACGACGACGTCGCCCGGTTTGTAGGCTTTGGGGCCGATGGCGTTTTCCGCCAGGCCGCAGACGAAATAGACGTTGCGCCTCAAGTTGAGTTGCAGGGCGTTGCGCAGCGTTCCGATCACCGCCGCCGCGCCGCACATATCCAACCGCATATCCACCATGCTGGCCGTGGTTTTAAGGTTAAGGCCGCCGGAATCGAAGGTGATGCCTTTGCCGACAAGGGCGGTGAAAGGATCGCCGTCCTTTCCGCCCTTGTAGGAAACAATGATAAGTTTCGGTTCTTTGGCGCTGCCCTGATTGACGGCAAGGTGAAGTCGCAGACCTTTTTCTTCCAATTCTTTTCGATTCAATATTTTCACCATACATCGGGGATCGTCTTTAACGATGTCGAGTATGGCTTTTTCCAAATAGAGGGAATCGGCTGCATCGGCGTTTTCGTTGCCCAAATCTCTCGCCAAATTGACGCCATCGCAAACGGCCGCTTCTCTTTCCGCCATCTCAGCATACGGCGTATCGATCAGAATTTCCAGGCTGGAATAATCGGCTTCGTCTTCCTTTTGGGCGATGTACTTATTCCATTTATATAAACC
This window contains:
- the thrC gene encoding threonine synthase, with protein sequence METTMNLKANVRFQLQCIRCGAAYPTDRFTYVCTQPDCKGLLLVERDEDYIHSLIGGGEEGRRFFDDLRWSEASRRYPTGSGVFLWREFILPGFPEEACLAMHEGCTDLFEIPQWLCKEQGLGPTFIKLEGQNPSGSFKDRGMSVAVSETLRLQMDYPDLRINGVCCASTGDTSASAAAYAAYARDRLQCIILVPNQKISVAQLTQALQFGAKVIPVDHPDGFDGCMRIIQQFSAAHPELVLVNSKNAFRIAGQETIPLEICQDLQWKVPDWIAIPVGNAGNLTALLSGLKRAHHHGLIDRLPGILVGQAEVCDTLVRWDEQNRKPEAYKPGKHQPSVASAANICDPVSFPRVAQLIRAFDAHFFRASEEQIQDAQMAIARGGVDICPQTGIALSALLQARANGTVKENETVVTISTATGLKFAESSSAYHTGDNKYANHFRVAQGSVEAVEKVVAAWE
- a CDS encoding DUF6807 family protein; the protein is MMLTYIFALSLFQAALPSVDISNARPNGISVPFQINDIRADGFRMGADYSLTWESGGKTLEIPAQVSPQRGGSVFVILPAETVSSPGDIQASIHESAVKKTQSAFQFVERDNKQLYIYEGGQPVLAYNFGVISRIGAPLNRARSCYIHPLYGLDGVPVSEDFPTDHYHHRGLFWTWPQVMVGDKKADIWMANIGGQQFGNWLYKEKGQVCALFGVRNYWHVGGEKVVEEIAEFTVYRVGEAGRAIDVCLRWKSLGEPVSIQGQDAGGYGGFNLRPAPRSPELPVITTSSGVQEKDSNLVPFPWGDYSADFYGRGIVSGVAIFVDKGHSGYPPGWTLRHYGFLGVAWPGNVPLQIPTDRYLEAKYRVWIHKGDCQEGRVEEAFGFFDNPPLLKFNGN
- a CDS encoding RNA polymerase sigma factor; this encodes MNEDRCPYERLIRPIEDRMIRSIWRIVRDPDDTRDALQEALSIIWKRIDRVQEHINPAALILKICVDAAYDALRRKMRRLDHEENDAAIPEIPDRFPLALERLMGEDMEKEIMEAIAQLPRNQASALLMRIVQEHSYADIAQALGCSEATARIHASRARAKLSLLLSHLDPIPARSG
- a CDS encoding MotA/TolQ/ExbB proton channel family protein, which encodes MNPLYFFVGEFILLLVIAATLWFGGTISIFIDWPSLIFILVGCPATLLMSFSPQEIAAAFRHAVGGEWDLDEQRRSAYIWECAVRNLLLLGAVGTIIGLVQMLQNLMDPSQIGPAMCAAVITFLYGVVFSIVFPIPALYAIKKRIQDSSIEEN
- a CDS encoding alpha-L-fucosidase; protein product: MKRLFLLIAFILIGLSPLIGNTEPNSPLPLCPPLPTAQQLAWQGLEYIAFAHFGVNTFTDREWGEGTEDPAIFNPTEFDAHQWVKTLQDAGMKLLILTAKHHDGFCLWPSQYTEHCVKNTPWRGGKGDVVREISDACREGGVKLGIYLSPWDRHEPSYGDSPVYNEHFKNQLRELLSNYGDIAEVWFDGACGEGPNGKKQVYDFEGYYKVIRELQPNAVIAIMGPDVRWVGNESGVARETEWSVQTVSPESNSQAHTGVNPASFNKTVVTGSWRFLSDKPHEEGPLAWYPAECDVSIRPGWFYHAKEDNKVKSLEQLLDIYYQSVGRNSVLLLNLPPDRRGLIHENDAARLRELRRVLDDTFKTDLALHGSAAADNVRGYDSQYGPACAVDGLSGTYWAADDGVMAAQLVFDLHAKKTFDVAMLQEPVWLGQRIAEFKLEAETKDGWKEIAQGTTIGYKRLMRFPAVSASRVRLKILQSRACPAINNF
- a CDS encoding ABC transporter permease produces the protein MNVLRIALNDLRRILKNRMILFWWLAMPLGFVFFFGGFFNDPNQRSTWMPIFNRDPHELSRLFIDQLRTNGYSIDVRSATETVFNNHWAQAVIIPATFSADLLAGKKIELTFLPGNEDPERVLAAQARLIHAIVKFTGALAETNVAEQEWSDAVRDKFKENLAKPQPLTIEEKKHSSLRPPPIKFAFALPSYLIMFVMMNTIMAGGLTLTHDRMLKQLARLMCAPVSPSEIFMGKILGNLLQPALQSVLLLAAGYYLFDVPLGDHPLALIPVLLCLGLFCGAFGLLAGSICSTEQQISSLGMLSMMLLSA
- a CDS encoding ABC transporter permease, with protein sequence MNENIFVYMFPGMMLMWVLFIAQNAMADIYGEQEKKTLQRMQTSPTTVNQIVISKILRCFLLCYISEGLLILFTTFVFGMSWGNLFFQILVMGAVNLAITGLLSLVYSLAKRKTQADAISLVVILFSSMLGGGMVPFEEMPVFMKAIGQWTINRMGAQGIQAIIRSEPLTKIVFPFLYSTVFGLISVMAGMHWFKRRLERGEA
- a CDS encoding ABC transporter permease translates to MNIVLSLLKKDLLRDWKHPWGTLIMISIPLLMGSIISIMFGGSGEKMAKRITVPIAIMDEDDSFFSGMLRSISSQGDANQQIQLRLVDKVEDGIALLEKRRAAAFLVLPKNMTSDLLNGATAAIQLYKNPAQALLPKIVEQGADLLAVGISEAINLVGPELQTMKDFINRDVFPTTEEATANFEKTMDKMRGVQTYFFPPIITFRVIAADDYIASVSKIENASPSLENVHE
- a CDS encoding ABC transporter ATP-binding protein, producing the protein MIEVERLCKSYGSLRAVNDISFQVNEGELFGFVGPNGAGKTTTLSMISGLLKPDSGRILADEFDVWQTPIAAKRIMGLVPQDLAIYEELTARENLRFWGGLYGLAHAELKANIEQWLDRVGLSDRANDPVSKYSGGMKRRLNLAIGLVHNPKIVLLDEPTVGIDPQARNNVLNLIREIAQSGTTILFTTHHLEEAEALCQRIAIMDHGKILATGSVDELAKVVGDGDIVSIHGQFTAIHFKTALQNEPISYVNLTDGTAILNLPPDGFHVAALVQKLSEAGVEIADLSVQKPTLENVFLKLTGRELRD